A window of Burkholderiales bacterium contains these coding sequences:
- a CDS encoding tripartite tricarboxylate transporter substrate binding protein, with protein MLRTLALLALTTCGAIDAANAASSTAPAFPTKPVRVLVGFAPGGGSDTLARLVAPRLSELLGQPLVVDNRPGANGVIAMELAAKSPADGYTLMIASGSSVVSATLVTKVDFDINKAFAPISLLAKQPYVLMVSQSLPVNDVKGLVSYAKSKPGALNYGSSGHGSSAHLGMELFKQMAGVEMTHIAYKGIGPAITELVGGQIQLLFGSAVSAGAAVKTGKVRALAVTSARRAKALPELPTIAESGVPKFDLTGWYGLVAPAGVPHPIVTQLNQAVARALSVPEVQSRLSTDGSEAAAGTPAQFAETIAQEIQKWRKLMQQTHLKLQ; from the coding sequence GTGCTCAGGACCCTTGCGCTGCTCGCGCTTACGACGTGCGGCGCGATCGACGCTGCGAATGCGGCGTCGTCGACCGCCCCCGCTTTTCCAACCAAACCGGTCAGGGTGCTCGTCGGATTCGCACCCGGCGGCGGCAGCGACACGCTCGCGAGGCTCGTCGCACCTCGCCTGAGCGAGTTGCTCGGCCAGCCCCTCGTGGTCGACAACCGGCCCGGCGCGAACGGCGTGATCGCGATGGAGCTCGCGGCCAAATCGCCGGCCGACGGCTACACGCTGATGATCGCGTCCGGCAGCTCGGTCGTCAGCGCGACCCTGGTGACCAAGGTCGACTTCGACATCAACAAGGCGTTCGCGCCGATCTCGCTGCTCGCGAAGCAGCCGTACGTACTGATGGTGTCGCAGTCGCTACCCGTCAACGACGTGAAAGGGCTCGTGAGCTACGCCAAGAGCAAGCCCGGCGCGCTCAACTACGGTTCGTCCGGCCATGGATCGTCGGCCCATCTCGGGATGGAGCTCTTCAAGCAGATGGCCGGCGTCGAGATGACGCACATCGCGTACAAAGGCATCGGTCCGGCGATCACCGAGCTCGTCGGCGGCCAGATCCAGCTCCTGTTCGGCAGTGCGGTGTCGGCCGGCGCCGCGGTCAAGACCGGCAAGGTCCGCGCGCTCGCGGTCACCAGCGCGCGCCGCGCCAAAGCGCTGCCGGAGCTCCCGACGATCGCCGAGTCCGGAGTGCCGAAGTTCGATCTCACCGGCTGGTATGGGCTCGTCGCGCCCGCGGGCGTTCCGCACCCGATCGTCACGCAGCTCAACCAGGCCGTCGCGCGCGCCTTGAGCGTTCCGGAAGTTCAAAGCCGCCTGAGCACCGACGGTTCCGAAGCCGCGGCCGGCACGCCGGCGCAGTTCGCAGAAACCATCGCGCAGGAGATCCAGAAATGGAGAAAGCTCATGCAGCAGACGCATCTGAAGCTGCAGTGA
- a CDS encoding amidase, translating into MATRTGAPPLHRLTASEIVQAIRSGDATCEAVARSCLERIAERDGDVQAWQYVDPDQAIAAARAMDRETRRGPLYGVPFNVKDIIDTSDMPTEYGSPIYAGFRPRADAACVALSRKAGAVLLGKAVTVEFANRHPSKTRNPLDLARTPGGSSSGSAASVADYMVPVSIGSQGTSSTVKPASYCGVFGYRPTWGELRCAGVKEASSSFDTLGLFARSIDDIALHRDVLLGAEPTPLTKRASAPRIAFCRTHFWDLLEPSTRTLLEGAADQLRRAGAAVEDLDLPSVFEEAAEARGLIAGFEFALNYTWEIEHHWDRLSETLRNGRIRDGVSCTYDDYVQARSVVEHCRALIAQLLEPYDAVLAAPGTGEAPIGFSTTGSSKPALIWTTMHLPAISIPVFRGPAGLPVGALVVGKRSRDRELLAAADWIYRALG; encoded by the coding sequence ATGGCTACACGTACTGGCGCCCCGCCCCTGCACCGCCTCACCGCGAGCGAGATCGTCCAAGCGATCCGTTCGGGCGACGCGACGTGCGAGGCGGTCGCGCGCTCGTGCCTCGAGCGCATCGCGGAGCGCGACGGCGACGTGCAGGCGTGGCAGTACGTCGATCCGGACCAGGCGATCGCCGCGGCGCGCGCGATGGACCGCGAGACCCGGCGCGGGCCCCTCTACGGGGTGCCGTTCAACGTCAAGGACATCATCGACACGAGCGACATGCCGACCGAGTACGGCTCGCCCATCTACGCCGGCTTCCGGCCGCGGGCCGACGCCGCGTGTGTCGCGCTCAGCCGCAAGGCCGGCGCGGTGCTGCTCGGCAAAGCGGTGACCGTGGAGTTCGCGAACCGCCATCCTTCGAAGACGCGCAATCCGCTGGACCTCGCACGCACGCCCGGCGGCTCGTCGAGCGGGTCCGCGGCCTCGGTGGCCGACTACATGGTGCCCGTATCGATCGGCTCGCAGGGCACCAGCTCGACGGTCAAGCCCGCTTCGTACTGCGGCGTCTTCGGCTACCGTCCGACGTGGGGCGAGCTGCGCTGTGCAGGCGTGAAGGAAGCTTCCAGCTCGTTCGACACGTTGGGTCTCTTCGCGCGCTCGATCGACGACATCGCCCTGCATCGCGACGTGCTGCTCGGCGCCGAGCCGACGCCGCTAACCAAGCGCGCCAGCGCGCCGCGCATCGCGTTCTGCCGCACGCACTTCTGGGACCTCCTCGAGCCGTCGACGCGCACACTGCTGGAAGGCGCCGCGGATCAACTGCGCCGCGCGGGCGCCGCGGTCGAAGACCTCGATCTGCCGAGCGTCTTCGAAGAAGCCGCCGAAGCGCGCGGCCTCATCGCCGGCTTCGAGTTCGCGCTCAATTACACGTGGGAGATCGAGCATCACTGGGACCGGTTGAGCGAGACGCTGCGCAACGGCCGCATCAGGGACGGCGTGTCGTGCACCTACGACGATTACGTGCAGGCGCGTAGCGTGGTGGAGCATTGCCGCGCGCTGATCGCGCAGTTGCTCGAGCCCTACGACGCGGTTCTGGCCGCCCCTGGAACGGGTGAGGCGCCGATCGGATTCTCGACCACCGGCAGCTCGAAGCCCGCGCTGATCTGGACGACCATGCACCTGCCTGCGATTTCCATCCCGGTCTTTCGCGGCCCCGCCGGCCTGCCCGTCGGCGCGCTCGTCGTGGGCAAGCGCAGCCGCGATCGCGAGCTGCTTGCAGCGGCAGACTGGATTTACCGCGCGCTCGGCTGA